A single region of the Lates calcarifer isolate ASB-BC8 linkage group LG16_LG22, TLL_Latcal_v3, whole genome shotgun sequence genome encodes:
- the LOC108872868 gene encoding ubiquitin carboxyl-terminal hydrolase 37 isoform X1, with translation MFRLCCGKYSTAVVELVAEKIRNVPAPSAPFAIQDNDNTAPLTYRLFGRPLTKTKKEGKDQEEAKENVTTKKNQKAKKSRRWRCRKNRCRVSPAPQEEETPEKEREPVKDEGIPQALSVKKEEVAVTTEKKLRSEHIKCLGFPNPAQICYINSSLQSLLTLEDFVTAISHQEQVWSLIPEAAVLRTFNNISEHHFSGDAQEKLRLLAAFKRAVALWAPEFGDHQQKVSEQIQWCVVSSDSFSFKLCTTVLCVCVYLQDAHEFLTAVLDQIRYWGPQLQVLTAGMGRAYSCPVEDHLMFKMRNTRTCKSCGAGSTREEDFTNLSLDLPAGGGTVEKMLDNYLMETELEYRCECGATKSGQCSSFATLPRVLVLHLKRFRYTPTFQLEKIHDPVDLQRELVVSSGQDGACYSLVSTINHIGTTARSGHYICDGVDPDVGPVDLTDRWFTYNDTVVTQTSGVNVCNQRQRSSYILFYRRHVRGQQCHMCTAVKHIM, from the exons ATGTTTCGCTTGTGCTGTGGGAAG TACTCAACAGCAGTCGTTGAACTGGTGGCAGAGAAGATCAGAAA TGTCCCTGCTCCCAGCGCTCCCTTTGCCATCCAGGACAACGACAATACAGCCCCGTTGACGTATCGCCTCTTCGGTCGGCCACTG acaaaaacaaagaaggaaggaaaagatcAGGAAGAAGCCAAGGAAAA CGTCACCACAAAGAAGAACCAAAAGGCCAAGAAGTCACGGCGGTGGCGTTGTCGCAAG AATAGATGTCGCGTGTCCCCAGCCCCCCAAGAAGAAGAGActccagagaaagagagagaaccagTAAAGGACGAGGGGATTCCTCAGGCCCTGTCTGTTAAAAAGGAGGAAGTTGCTGTGACCACGGAGAAAAAACTCAGGAGTGAGCACATTAAGTGTCTAGG gtttCCCAACCCAGCACAGATATGTTACATTAACTCAAGCCTGCAGAGCCTGCTCACACTGGAGGACTTTGTAACAGCCATCAGTCACCAGGAGCAGGTATGGAGTCTAATACCTGAAGCGGCAGTCCTAAG aacATTCAACAACATCAGCGAGCATCACTTCTCCGGTGATGCTCAGGAGAAACTCCGCCTTCTTGCCGCATTCAAGAGGGCGGTGGCTCTGTGGGCTCCAGAGTTCGGGGACCATCAGCAGAAAGTTAGTGAGCAGATTCAATGGTGTGTTGTTTCATCTGATAGTTTCTCCTTTAAACTCTGTAcaactgttttgtgtgtgtgtgtgtatctacagGATGCCCATGAGTTCCTGACAGCTGTCCTTGACCAAATAAGATATTGGGGCCCACAGCTGCAAGTACTGACCGCCGGCATGGGCAGGGCCTACAGCTGCCCAGTAGAGGATCATCTGATGTTTAAAATGCGAAACACCAGGACATGCAAGAG TTGCGGAGCAGGTTCCACCAGAGAGGAAGACTTTACAAATCTGTCTCTGGACCTTCCAGCTGGAGGTGGTACAGTTGAAAAAATGCTGGATAATTACCTGATG GAGACAGAGTTGGAGTACAGGTGTGAGTGTGGTGCCACCAAGTCAGGCCAGTGCTCATCATTTGCCACCCTGCCAAG AGTGCTGGTCCTGCATTTGAAGCGTTTCCGGTACACTCCAACTTTCCAGCTAGAGAAGATCCATGACCCTGTTGATCTTCAGAGGGAGCTGGTGGTGTCTTCAGGCCAG GATGGTGCGTGCTACAGTTTAGTCAGCACCATAAATCACATTGGCACCACAGCAAGAAGTG GACACTACATCTGCGACGGAGTGGACCCCGACGTTGGACCCGTGGACCTGACAGACCGCTGGTTCACATATAACGACACAGTGGTCACTCAAACAAGCGGCGTCAATGTGTGCAACCAGCGGCAAAGATCATCTTACATCCTGTTTTATCGGAGACACGTAAGAGGACAGCAGTGTCACATGTGCACTGCAGTTAAACATATTATGTga
- the LOC108872868 gene encoding ubiquitin carboxyl-terminal hydrolase 37 isoform X2 — MFRLCCGKYSTAVVELVAEKIRNVPAPSAPFAIQDNDNTAPLTYRLFGRPLTKTKKEGKDQEEAKENVTTKKNQKAKKSRRWRCRKNRCRVSPAPQEEETPEKEREPVKDEGIPQALSVKKEEVAVTTEKKLRSEHIKCLGFPNPAQICYINSSLQSLLTLEDFVTAISHQEQVWSLIPEAAVLRTFNNISEHHFSGDAQEKLRLLAAFKRAVALWAPEFGDHQQKVSEQIQWCVVSSDSFSFKLCTTVLCVCVYLQDAHEFLTAVLDQIRYWGPQLQVLTAGMGRAYSCPVEDHLMFKMRNTRTCKSCGAGSTREEDFTNLSLDLPAGGGTVEKMLDNYLMETELEYRCECGATKSGQCSSFATLPRVLVLHLKRFRYTPTFQLEKIHDPVDLQRELVVSSGQDGACYSLVSTINHIGTTARSGHYICDGVDPDVGPVDLTDRWFTYNDTVVTQTSGVNVCNQRQRSSYILFYRRHPED, encoded by the exons ATGTTTCGCTTGTGCTGTGGGAAG TACTCAACAGCAGTCGTTGAACTGGTGGCAGAGAAGATCAGAAA TGTCCCTGCTCCCAGCGCTCCCTTTGCCATCCAGGACAACGACAATACAGCCCCGTTGACGTATCGCCTCTTCGGTCGGCCACTG acaaaaacaaagaaggaaggaaaagatcAGGAAGAAGCCAAGGAAAA CGTCACCACAAAGAAGAACCAAAAGGCCAAGAAGTCACGGCGGTGGCGTTGTCGCAAG AATAGATGTCGCGTGTCCCCAGCCCCCCAAGAAGAAGAGActccagagaaagagagagaaccagTAAAGGACGAGGGGATTCCTCAGGCCCTGTCTGTTAAAAAGGAGGAAGTTGCTGTGACCACGGAGAAAAAACTCAGGAGTGAGCACATTAAGTGTCTAGG gtttCCCAACCCAGCACAGATATGTTACATTAACTCAAGCCTGCAGAGCCTGCTCACACTGGAGGACTTTGTAACAGCCATCAGTCACCAGGAGCAGGTATGGAGTCTAATACCTGAAGCGGCAGTCCTAAG aacATTCAACAACATCAGCGAGCATCACTTCTCCGGTGATGCTCAGGAGAAACTCCGCCTTCTTGCCGCATTCAAGAGGGCGGTGGCTCTGTGGGCTCCAGAGTTCGGGGACCATCAGCAGAAAGTTAGTGAGCAGATTCAATGGTGTGTTGTTTCATCTGATAGTTTCTCCTTTAAACTCTGTAcaactgttttgtgtgtgtgtgtgtatctacagGATGCCCATGAGTTCCTGACAGCTGTCCTTGACCAAATAAGATATTGGGGCCCACAGCTGCAAGTACTGACCGCCGGCATGGGCAGGGCCTACAGCTGCCCAGTAGAGGATCATCTGATGTTTAAAATGCGAAACACCAGGACATGCAAGAG TTGCGGAGCAGGTTCCACCAGAGAGGAAGACTTTACAAATCTGTCTCTGGACCTTCCAGCTGGAGGTGGTACAGTTGAAAAAATGCTGGATAATTACCTGATG GAGACAGAGTTGGAGTACAGGTGTGAGTGTGGTGCCACCAAGTCAGGCCAGTGCTCATCATTTGCCACCCTGCCAAG AGTGCTGGTCCTGCATTTGAAGCGTTTCCGGTACACTCCAACTTTCCAGCTAGAGAAGATCCATGACCCTGTTGATCTTCAGAGGGAGCTGGTGGTGTCTTCAGGCCAG GATGGTGCGTGCTACAGTTTAGTCAGCACCATAAATCACATTGGCACCACAGCAAGAAGTG GACACTACATCTGCGACGGAGTGGACCCCGACGTTGGACCCGTGGACCTGACAGACCGCTGGTTCACATATAACGACACAGTGGTCACTCAAACAAGCGGCGTCAATGTGTGCAACCAGCGGCAAAGATCATCTTACATCCTGTTTTATCGGAGACAC CCAGAGGACTAG
- the LOC108872868 gene encoding ubiquitin carboxyl-terminal hydrolase 37 isoform X3 — MFRLCCGKYSTAVVELVAEKIRNVPAPSAPFAIQDNDNTAPLTYRLFGRPLTKTKKEGKDQEEAKENVTTKKNQKAKKSRRWRCRKNRCRVSPAPQEEETPEKEREPVKDEGIPQALSVKKEEVAVTTEKKLRSEHIKCLGFPNPAQICYINSSLQSLLTLEDFVTAISHQEQVWSLIPEAAVLRTFNNISEHHFSGDAQEKLRLLAAFKRAVALWAPEFGDHQQKDAHEFLTAVLDQIRYWGPQLQVLTAGMGRAYSCPVEDHLMFKMRNTRTCKSCGAGSTREEDFTNLSLDLPAGGGTVEKMLDNYLMETELEYRCECGATKSGQCSSFATLPRVLVLHLKRFRYTPTFQLEKIHDPVDLQRELVVSSGQDGACYSLVSTINHIGTTARSGHYICDGVDPDVGPVDLTDRWFTYNDTVVTQTSGVNVCNQRQRSSYILFYRRHVRGQQCHMCTAVKHIM; from the exons ATGTTTCGCTTGTGCTGTGGGAAG TACTCAACAGCAGTCGTTGAACTGGTGGCAGAGAAGATCAGAAA TGTCCCTGCTCCCAGCGCTCCCTTTGCCATCCAGGACAACGACAATACAGCCCCGTTGACGTATCGCCTCTTCGGTCGGCCACTG acaaaaacaaagaaggaaggaaaagatcAGGAAGAAGCCAAGGAAAA CGTCACCACAAAGAAGAACCAAAAGGCCAAGAAGTCACGGCGGTGGCGTTGTCGCAAG AATAGATGTCGCGTGTCCCCAGCCCCCCAAGAAGAAGAGActccagagaaagagagagaaccagTAAAGGACGAGGGGATTCCTCAGGCCCTGTCTGTTAAAAAGGAGGAAGTTGCTGTGACCACGGAGAAAAAACTCAGGAGTGAGCACATTAAGTGTCTAGG gtttCCCAACCCAGCACAGATATGTTACATTAACTCAAGCCTGCAGAGCCTGCTCACACTGGAGGACTTTGTAACAGCCATCAGTCACCAGGAGCAGGTATGGAGTCTAATACCTGAAGCGGCAGTCCTAAG aacATTCAACAACATCAGCGAGCATCACTTCTCCGGTGATGCTCAGGAGAAACTCCGCCTTCTTGCCGCATTCAAGAGGGCGGTGGCTCTGTGGGCTCCAGAGTTCGGGGACCATCAGCAGAAA GATGCCCATGAGTTCCTGACAGCTGTCCTTGACCAAATAAGATATTGGGGCCCACAGCTGCAAGTACTGACCGCCGGCATGGGCAGGGCCTACAGCTGCCCAGTAGAGGATCATCTGATGTTTAAAATGCGAAACACCAGGACATGCAAGAG TTGCGGAGCAGGTTCCACCAGAGAGGAAGACTTTACAAATCTGTCTCTGGACCTTCCAGCTGGAGGTGGTACAGTTGAAAAAATGCTGGATAATTACCTGATG GAGACAGAGTTGGAGTACAGGTGTGAGTGTGGTGCCACCAAGTCAGGCCAGTGCTCATCATTTGCCACCCTGCCAAG AGTGCTGGTCCTGCATTTGAAGCGTTTCCGGTACACTCCAACTTTCCAGCTAGAGAAGATCCATGACCCTGTTGATCTTCAGAGGGAGCTGGTGGTGTCTTCAGGCCAG GATGGTGCGTGCTACAGTTTAGTCAGCACCATAAATCACATTGGCACCACAGCAAGAAGTG GACACTACATCTGCGACGGAGTGGACCCCGACGTTGGACCCGTGGACCTGACAGACCGCTGGTTCACATATAACGACACAGTGGTCACTCAAACAAGCGGCGTCAATGTGTGCAACCAGCGGCAAAGATCATCTTACATCCTGTTTTATCGGAGACACGTAAGAGGACAGCAGTGTCACATGTGCACTGCAGTTAAACATATTATGTga